A stretch of Spirosoma oryzicola DNA encodes these proteins:
- a CDS encoding TetR/AcrR family transcriptional regulator: MKKMVRNRVLTSQRIIDTLEQILAEGGTEAVSINLIAERAGVSKALIYRYFGGVDGLLEYFVRMGRMFPHYTPAWLEQIQPAHPGDLANLWSSQSLQLFRHIRVSRSARELFKAGVKDNDPLADVISKAQDGELTHLVDQLAFIKGCDYHAISAIILGALSYLTIQAQNDRTVIGIDLRSEEGWQRIEKAVSIIYKAVGRSAIDSSNTNITTKLVNLSVSAW, encoded by the coding sequence ATGAAAAAAATGGTACGAAATCGAGTTTTGACCAGCCAGCGTATTATCGATACTTTAGAGCAAATTTTGGCAGAAGGGGGTACCGAAGCCGTTAGTATCAACCTTATTGCTGAACGAGCAGGCGTAAGCAAAGCGTTGATATACCGATATTTTGGTGGTGTAGATGGTTTGCTGGAATACTTTGTACGAATGGGCCGGATGTTTCCGCACTATACACCTGCATGGTTGGAGCAAATACAGCCAGCGCATCCCGGAGATTTAGCGAATTTATGGTCGTCTCAATCGTTGCAACTTTTTCGCCACATCCGCGTCTCGCGCTCAGCTCGCGAATTGTTTAAAGCAGGCGTAAAAGACAACGACCCGCTCGCGGATGTGATTAGCAAAGCGCAGGATGGCGAGCTTACGCACCTGGTCGATCAACTTGCTTTTATCAAAGGCTGTGATTACCACGCTATTTCCGCTATAATCTTAGGTGCGCTCTCTTACTTAACAATCCAGGCTCAAAACGACCGGACTGTTATCGGCATTGATCTGCGTAGTGAAGAGGGATGGCAGCGGATAGAGAAAGCAGTCTCAATTATCTACAAAGCTGTTGGTCGGTCAGCCATTGACTCCTCCAATACAAACATTACTACCAAGTTAGTGAATTTGTCGGTCAGCGCTTGGTGA